A genomic stretch from Setaria viridis chromosome 1, Setaria_viridis_v4.0, whole genome shotgun sequence includes:
- the LOC117862491 gene encoding homeobox-leucine zipper protein HOX24, translating to MERDCQFMVVPPRHPYEDGGGHFMHHQLMVAGDHDPAGAGRGGGGERKRRFTEEQVRSLETTFHARRAKLEPREKAELARELGLQPRQVAIWFQNKRARWRSKQLEHDYAALRAQYDALHARVESLRQEKVALATQLDELKGRLNGRQDQQQQSGSCEVNGAEAADDRRNTNSASCVVEDDGAVTPAVDVSEESAAAATAEYCYDDHVAYGGLPDPFCTTPDLWDTWPLLEWNAVA from the exons ATGGAGCGCGACTGCCAGTTCATGGTGGTGCCGCCACGGCACCCGtacgaggatggcggcggccattTCATGCACCACCAGCTGATGGTGGCCGGGGACCACGACcccgccggcgcggggcgcggcggcggcggggagaggaAGCGGCGGTTCACGGAGGAGCAGGTGCGGTCGCTGGAGACGACGTTCCACGCGCGGCGGGCAAAGCTGGAGCCCCGGGAGAAGGCGGAGCTGGCGCGGGAGCTGGGCCTGCAGCCGCGTCAGGTGGCCATTTGGTTCCAGAACAAGCGCGCCCGGTGGCGCTCCAAGCAGCTCGAGCACGACTACGCCGCGCTCCGCGCGCAGTACGACGCGCTCCACGCCCGCGTCGAGTCGCTCCGGCAGGAGAAGGTCGCGCTCGCCACCCAG TTGGATGAGCTGAAGGGGAGGCTGAACGGGCGGCAagaccagcagcagcagagcggCAGCTGCGAGGTCaacggggcggaggcggccgacgaCAGGAGGAACACTAATAGCGCCAGCTGCGTGGTGGAGGACGACGGCGCCGTGACGCCCGCGGTAGACGTCTCGGAggaatcggcggcggcggcgaccgccgAGTACTGCTACGATGACCACGTCGCGTACGGGGGCCTGCCCGATCCCTTCTGCACCACGCCGGACCTGTGGGATACATGGCCGCTGCTGGAGTGGAACGCGGTCGCATGA